A region from the Bradyrhizobium erythrophlei genome encodes:
- a CDS encoding ABC transporter permease has product MLILEFLVKRIAQGFLIIGITSFIIFTLLRVVPGDPVRLIVGGMAPPDVVEKVATKMGLRDPIVVQYARYMGGLLRGDLGQSYLRPRSGMIATGGQYIDPTKSDMAPVIDQILERLPFTLQLGGMALLFALLISFPVGIAGGLHQNGWQNQLAFAVQSLFVSVPNFWLAIVLILFLSVKLKLLPALGYQGFSYVLLPALVLSVEIAPFIIRTLTTSFGEVMQASFIDEARVRGLSRRRIVYAHALRNAAVPLVNLLGIQLSTLIGGVLVIEYIFDYPGLGNLTVVSVVGRDFPVIQGIAITTSAVFVFINIIVDLVAYLIDPRVEL; this is encoded by the coding sequence ATGTTGATCCTCGAATTTCTGGTCAAGCGGATCGCGCAAGGCTTCCTGATCATCGGCATCACTTCGTTCATCATCTTCACGTTGCTGCGGGTCGTGCCGGGAGATCCGGTGCGCCTGATCGTCGGCGGCATGGCGCCTCCCGACGTCGTCGAAAAGGTCGCGACCAAGATGGGGCTGCGCGATCCCATCGTGGTTCAATATGCGCGCTACATGGGCGGCCTGTTGCGGGGTGATCTCGGGCAGTCCTATCTGCGCCCGCGCAGCGGCATGATTGCCACCGGCGGTCAGTATATCGACCCGACCAAATCCGACATGGCGCCGGTGATCGACCAGATTCTCGAGCGTCTGCCGTTTACCCTGCAACTCGGCGGCATGGCGCTGCTGTTCGCGCTGCTGATTTCGTTTCCGGTCGGCATTGCCGGCGGATTGCATCAGAACGGCTGGCAGAACCAGCTCGCCTTCGCGGTGCAGTCGCTGTTCGTGTCGGTTCCGAATTTCTGGCTCGCCATCGTCCTGATCCTGTTCCTGTCCGTGAAGCTCAAACTGCTGCCGGCGCTGGGCTATCAAGGATTCTCCTATGTCCTGCTGCCGGCCCTGGTGCTGTCGGTCGAGATCGCCCCTTTCATCATCCGGACCTTGACCACGTCGTTCGGCGAGGTGATGCAGGCGTCGTTCATCGACGAGGCGCGCGTCCGCGGGCTGTCGCGACGGCGCATCGTCTACGCCCATGCGTTGCGCAACGCCGCGGTGCCGCTGGTCAACCTCCTCGGCATCCAGCTTTCCACGCTGATCGGCGGCGTGCTCGTGATCGAATACATCTTCGATTATCCGGGGCTCGGCAATCTGACCGTGGTTTCGGTGGTCGGCCGCGATTTCCCGGTGATTCAGGGCATCGCGATCACCACCAGCGCTGTCTTCGTCTTCATCAACATCATCGTCGATCTGGTGGCCTATCTCATCGATCCC